The following are encoded together in the Glycine max cultivar Williams 82 chromosome 8, Glycine_max_v4.0, whole genome shotgun sequence genome:
- the LOC100777511 gene encoding glutamyl-tRNA reductase 2, chloroplastic → MAALGRSSAAATTSLSSSSARFRRSLHLPPSQLSFPRARFSVNATCPFFSDNNGNKISLPQDVVASKPSPLELLKTSAADRYTKEKSSIICIGLNIHTAPVEMREKLSIPESHWAQVIKDLCALNHIEEAAVLSTCNRMEIYVVALSQHRGVKEVTDWMSKVSGISIPELREHQVLLYNAYAAQHLFEVASGLDSLVLGEGQILAQVKQVVKAGQGVPGFDKKISGLFKQAISVGKRVRTETNISSGSVSVSSAAVELALMKLPDSSFADSGVLVVGAGKMGKLVIKHLAAKGCRKMVVVNRTEEKVNAIRKELKDVEILFRPISDMLACAAEADVIFTSTTSESSLFSKENVQMLPLVSHGRRRLFVDISIPRNVEPSVSDLETALVYNVDDLKEVVAANKEDRLQKAEEARGIILEELNKFEAWKDSLETVPTIKKFRAYVERIRASEMEKCLSKMGPDVSKQHKDAIYALSMGIVNKLLHGPMQHLRCDGKNDSSLSEVLENMRALNRMYDLETETSLIEEKIRVKMERVQK, encoded by the exons ATGGCGGCCCTCGGTAGATCCTCCGCTGCCGCCACCACCtccctctcctcctcctccgccCGATTCCGCCGCTCCCTCCACCTACCGCCTTCCCAACTCTCCTTCCCGCGCGCGCGCTTTTCCGTCAACGCCACGTGCCCCTTCTTCTCCGATAACAATGGCAATAAGATTTCCCTTCCCCAAGACGTCGTCGCTTCCAAACCCTCCCCTCTCGAGTTGCTCAAAACTTCCGCCGCCGACA GATATACGAAGGAAAAGAGTAGCATTATTTGCATAGGGCTGAACATTCACACTGCTCCCGTTGAGATGCGTGAGAAGCTTTCCATTCCAGAATCGCATTGGGCTCAGGTCATCAAGGACCTTTGCGCTTTGAATCACATCGAAGAAGCCGCGGTTCTCAGCACGTGCAATCGCATGGAAATCTATGTTGTGGCTCTCTCTCAGCACCGTGGTGTTAAGGAGGTTACTGATTGGATGTCTAAG gTGAGTGGGATTTCAATACCTGAGCTTCGGGAGCACCAAGTTTTGCTGTATAACGCGTACGCCGCGCAGCATCTATTTGAAGTGGCGTCAGGGCTTGACTCACTTGTTCTTGGGGAAGGTCAAATTCTTGCTCAGGTGAAGCAGGTTGTGAAAGCTGGACAGGGAGTGCCTGGTTTTGATAAGAAAATCAGTGGTTTGTTCAAGCAGGCGATATCGGTTGGGAAGCGGGTTAGAACCGAGACTAACATTTCATCTGGATCAGTTTCTGTAAGCTCGGCTGCTGTGGAGCTTGCACTGATGAAGCTACCGGATTCCTCCTTTGCTGATTCTGGAGTGTTGGTGGTTGGTGCTGGGAAGATGGGGAAGCTTGTGATTAAGCATTTGGCTGCCAAAGGTTGCAGAAAGATGGTTGTTGTTAACAGGACTGAAGAGAAAGTTAATGCCATTCGGAAAGAGTTGAAGGATGTTGAGATTCTGTTTAGACCAATTTCAGATATGCTGGCGTGTGCTGCCGAAGCTGATGTGATCTTCACCAGCACGACGTCTGAATCATCGTTGTTTTCTAAAGAGAATGTGCAGATGCTTCCTCTGGTTAGTCATGGGAGAAGGCGGCTTTTTGTTGATATATCTATTCCTAGGAATGTGGAACCGAGTGTCTCGGATCTGGAGACTGCACTTGTGTACAATGTGGATGATCTGAAGGAAGTTGTTGCAGCTAACAAGGAGGACAGGCTTCAGAAAGCTGAGGAAGCCCGAGGAATTATACTAGAGGAGTTGAATAAATTTGAAGCGTGGAAAGACTCTCTGGAAACTGTTCCTACTATTAAGAAGTTTAGAGCTTATGTTGAGAGGATAAGAGCCTCTGAGATGGAGAAGTGTTTGTCGAAGATGGGCCCTGATGTCTCAAAGCAACACAAAGATGCAATTTATGCCCTTAGTATGGGTATTGTGAATAAGCTACTTCATGGTCCCATGCAGCACCTAAGGTGTGATGGGAAAAATGATAGTAGTCTGAGTGAAGTACTTGAGAATATGCGCGCCCTTAACAGAATGTATGATCTTGAGACAGAAACTTCCTTGATCGAAGAAAAGATCAGAGTCAAGATGGAACGGGTTCAGAAGTAG
- the LOC100810467 gene encoding uncharacterized protein produces the protein MENYQYPASYPDSGESSPRSREIDFENPPPWDEQQNQNYKAKFMCSYGGKIQPRTHDNQLSYVGGDTKILAVDRSVKFSAFLSKLSALCDSPPQDLTFKYQLPGEDLDALISVTNDDDLEHMMHEYDRLYRPNLKPVRMRLFLFTLSNSNPNSSFSSERDRFVEALNSGPVPSQPDPIKTPPVTPSNVDYLFGLDKAVAPPNLPPNFAAVKFHDPVPEPVAPTPVEYQSRVSDRVVGSDPNVNSMEIQRQMQQEMQRLQIAENEYRRRSEDGFATGYAAAAGGDYYMQKVQEKVPPQNAAVPPPAAYWSEKQFSGEGYQTTVTTAAPGGGDQPMYVMAAPGTFYHHSPVMRPPAAAQGYYAVQRMGSDGYREQQAVYGGMAAPKAGFSTAGMVKGPAYSEGYSGGVVRPAGLPDNAAYAQVAYDSASGRQVYYTAQGGVVHAPPQYQGGPPQDVRPGGVSVGQDGKVVNKVNQGSV, from the coding sequence ATGGAGAACTATCAGTACCCGGCGTCGTACCCTGACTCCGGCGAGTCCTCCCCGCGCTCGCGCGAGATCGACTTCGAGAACCCGCCGCCGTGGGACGAGCAGCAGAACCAAAACTACAAGGCCAAGTTCATGTGCAGCTACGGCGGCAAGATCCAGCCCCGCACCCACGACAATCAGCTCTCCTACGTCGGCGGCGACACCAAGATCCTCGCCGTCGACCGCTCCGTTAAGTTCTCCGCCTTCCTCTCCAAGCTCTCCGCCCTCTGCGACTCCCCGCCACAGGACCTCACCTTCAAGTACCAGCTCCCCGGCGAAGACCTCGACGCCCTCATCTCCGTCACCAACGACGACGACCTCGAACACATGATGCACGAATACGACAGACTCTATCGCCCTAACCTAAAACCTGTTAGAATGAGACTCTTCCTTTTCACACTCTCTAATTCAAACCCTAATTCCTCTTTCTCCTCCGAACGCGACCGTTTCGTTGAGGCTCTTAATTCGGGTCCGGTTCCTTCTCAACCCGATCCGATCAAAACCCCACCCGTTACGCCTTCTAATGTTGATTATCTCTTCGGTCTCGATAAAGCCGTTGCTCCTCCAAATCTTCCTCCGAACTTCGCAGCGGTTAAATTCCACGATCCGGTGCCGGAACCTGTCGCTCCGACGCCGGTAGAGTATCAATCGAGAGTTTCCGATCGGGTTGTTGGATCGGATCCGAATGTGAATTCGATGGAAATTCAGAGACAGATGCAGCAGGAGATGCAGCGATTGCAGATTGCGGAGAATGAATATCGTAGAAGGAGTGAGGATGGATTTGCAACTGGTTATGCTGCTGCAGCCGGAGGAGATTATTACATGCAGAAGGTGCAGGAGAAGGTTCCGCCGCAGAATGCGGCGGTGCCGCCTCCGGCGGCGTACTGGTCGGAGAAGCAGTTTTCCGGGGAGGGATATCAGACGACGGTGACGACGGCGGCTCCGGGAGGAGGTGACCAGCCGATGTATGTTATGGCGGCGCCGGGGACGTTCTATCACCACTCGCCGGTGATGCGACCTCCGGCGGCGGCGCAGGGATACTACGCTGTGCAGAGGATGGGTTCTGATGGCTACCGTGAACAGCAGGCGGTGTACGGAGGCATGGCTGCGCCGAAAGCGGGGTTTTCGACGGCGGGGATGGTTAAGGGGCCGGCGTATTCGGAGGGATATAGTGGCGGCGTGGTGAGGCCGGCGGGGTTGCCGGATAATGCGGCGTATGCGCAGGTGGCGTATGATAGCGCGAGTGGGAGACAGGTTTACTATACTGCGCAGGGAGGAGTGGTGCACGCGCCGCCGCAGTACCAGGGGGGTCCGCCTCAGGATGTGAGGCCGGGTGGGGTTTCGGTGGGGCAGGATGGTAAGGTGGTTAACAAGGTTAACCAAGGTTCTGTGTGA
- the LOC100527095 gene encoding phosphoglycerate mutase-like protein 1 isoform X2, translating into MNPDYFDAHLTPLGWQQVDNLRKHVRDSGLINTIDLVIASPLMRTLQTTVGVFGGEGYTDKTDVLPLMVANAGNSYRAAISSLNSPPIVTVELCREHLGVHPCDRRRSVSEYQFLFPAVDFSLLDSDEDTWWKANVRETKEELAARGMKFLNWLWTRKEKEIAIVTHSGFLFHTLNAFGSDCHPLVKKEISKHFANCELRSMVIVDRGMIGLEQSTTNYPGKIPSGLDLPSDVADEKSEK; encoded by the exons ATGAACCCCGATTACTTCGATGCTCATCTCACTCCCTTGGGATGGCAACag GTTGACAATTTGCGTAAGCATGTTCGCGACTCTGGCCTTATCAACACCATTGATCTAGTCATTGCATCTCCTTTGATGAG GACTCTACAAACAACTGTTGGGGTATTTGGAGGTGAGGGCTACACAGATAAAACAGACGTCCTTCCTCTTATGGTTGCAAATGCAGGAAATAGCTACCGTGCTGCAATTTCAAGTCTAAATTCCCCACCAATTGTTACTGTTGAACTTTGTCGTGAACATTTG GGAGTTCATCCCTGTGACAGAAGAAGAAGTGTTAGCGAGTATCAATTTCTTTTTCCCGCTGTTGATTTTTCACTG TTAGATAGTGATGAGGATACCTGGTGGAAGGCCAATGTTAGAGAGACAAAGGAAGAACTTGCAGCTAGGGGGATGAAGTTCCTTAACTG GTTGTGGACACGAAAAGAGAAGGAGATAGCAATTGTGACACATAGTGGATTCTTGTTTCATACTCTGAATGCCTTTGGAAGTGATTGCCACCCCTtggtaaagaaagaaatatcCAAGCA CTTTGCTAATTGTGAACTTCGCTCCATGGTCATTGTGGATAGAGG TATGATAGGATTGGAACAATCAACCACTAACTATCCAGGCAAGATACCTTCAGGGCTGGACCTCCCTAGTGATGTTGCAGATGAGAAGTCTGAGAAATAA
- the LOC102664482 gene encoding protein trichome birefringence-like 12 isoform X1 produces MSPKLPSHLFPWLILLTFASLYFFSSFLSLSTFSSSSSSLSISNTCNLFRGQWVSDPNHTPLYDQTCPFHRNAWNCLRNERQNMTLINSWRWVPQSCHLPRIDPVRFLGTMKNRNIGFVGDSLNENFLASFLCILSVADKGAKKWKKKGAWRGAYFPKFNVTVAYHRAVLLSRYQWQPKQPEAGVKDGSEGFYRVDVDVPADDWAKIAGFYDVLVFNTGHWWNRDKFPKEKPLVFYKAGQPIVPPLGMLDGLKVVLTNMVTYIQKEFPGNTLKFWRLQSPRHFYGGDWNQNGSCLFNKPLEEDELDLWFEPRNNGVNKEARLLNFVIEGALQGTNIQLLDLTHLSEFRADAHPAIWLGKKDAVAIWGQDCMHWCLPGVPDTWVDILSQLIHDGLGRTGGL; encoded by the exons ATGTCTCCAAAGCTCCCTTCACATCTCTTCCCTTGGCTCATCCTACTAACATTCGCATCTCTCTATTTCTTCTCTTCATTCCTCTCTCTCAGCAcgttctcttcttcttcttcatccctcTCAATCTCCAACACCTGCAACCTCTTCAGAGGCCAGTGGGTCTCCGATCCCAACCACACCCCTCTCTACGACCAAACATGCCCCTTCCACCGCAACGCATGGAACTGCCTCCGGAACGAGCGCCAGAACATGACCCTCATCAACTCGTGGAGGTGGGTCCCACAAAGCTGCCACTTGCCCCGGATCGACCCGGTTCGGTTTCTGGGTACGATGAAGAATAGAAATATTGGGTTTGTTGGGGATTCCCTCAATGAGAATTTCTTGGCTTCATTTCTCTGCATTCTTAGTGTCGCTGATAAGGGTGCGAAGAAGTGGAAAAAGAAGGGTGCTTGGAGGGGTGCCTATTTCCCCAAATTCAATGTCACCGTCGCTTATCACCGTGCCGTTTTGCTCTCTAGATACCA GTGGCAGCCAAAACAACCTGAAGCTGGGGTGAAAGATGGATCAGAAGGCTTTTATCGAGTTGATGTTGATGTTCCTGCAGATGATTGGGCTAAAATTGCTGGTTTCTATGATGTTTTGGTGTTTAATACTGGCCACTG GTGGAATAGGGATAAATTCCCGAAAGAGAAACCTCTTGTCTTTTATAAAGCAGGACAACCAATAGTTCCGCCACTTGGGATGTTGGATGGACTTAAAGTTGTTCTTACTAACATGGTCACATACATTCAAAAAGAATTTCCTGGAAACACACTTAAATTCTGGCGATTACAATCCCCGAGGCACTTTTATGGTGGTGACTGGAATCAAAATGGGAGCTGCTTGTTCAACAAGCCCCTTGAGGAGGATGAG CTTGACTTATGGTTTGAACCCAGGAACAACGGAGTTAACAAGGAAGCGAGACTGttgaattttgtaattgaaGGAGCATTACAAGGCACTAACATTCAATTGCTTGACTTGACTCATTTAAGCGAGTTTAGAGCCGATGCTCATCCGGCAATTTGGTTAGGAAAGAAGGATGCAGTGGCAATTTGGGGTCAGGATTGCATGCATTGGTGTCTGCCTGGTGTTCCTGACACATGGGTTGATATATTGTCACAACTGATCCATGATGGCCTAGGAAGAACTGGTGGGCTATAG
- the LOC100527095 gene encoding phosphoglycerate mutase-like protein 1 isoform X1 → MDYSAGSSLFPLHRCKTIHLVRHAQGIHNVEGDKNYKAYMNPDYFDAHLTPLGWQQVDNLRKHVRDSGLINTIDLVIASPLMRTLQTTVGVFGGEGYTDKTDVLPLMVANAGNSYRAAISSLNSPPIVTVELCREHLGVHPCDRRRSVSEYQFLFPAVDFSLLDSDEDTWWKANVRETKEELAARGMKFLNWLWTRKEKEIAIVTHSGFLFHTLNAFGSDCHPLVKKEISKHFANCELRSMVIVDRGMIGLEQSTTNYPGKIPSGLDLPSDVADEKSEK, encoded by the exons ATGGATTACAGTGCTGGTTCGAGTCTGTTTCCGTTGCACCGTTGCAAAACCATTCACCTG GTGAGGCACGCGCAGGGGATTCACAATGTGGAGGGTGACAAAAACTACAAAGCCTACATGAACCCCGATTACTTCGATGCTCATCTCACTCCCTTGGGATGGCAACag GTTGACAATTTGCGTAAGCATGTTCGCGACTCTGGCCTTATCAACACCATTGATCTAGTCATTGCATCTCCTTTGATGAG GACTCTACAAACAACTGTTGGGGTATTTGGAGGTGAGGGCTACACAGATAAAACAGACGTCCTTCCTCTTATGGTTGCAAATGCAGGAAATAGCTACCGTGCTGCAATTTCAAGTCTAAATTCCCCACCAATTGTTACTGTTGAACTTTGTCGTGAACATTTG GGAGTTCATCCCTGTGACAGAAGAAGAAGTGTTAGCGAGTATCAATTTCTTTTTCCCGCTGTTGATTTTTCACTG TTAGATAGTGATGAGGATACCTGGTGGAAGGCCAATGTTAGAGAGACAAAGGAAGAACTTGCAGCTAGGGGGATGAAGTTCCTTAACTG GTTGTGGACACGAAAAGAGAAGGAGATAGCAATTGTGACACATAGTGGATTCTTGTTTCATACTCTGAATGCCTTTGGAAGTGATTGCCACCCCTtggtaaagaaagaaatatcCAAGCA CTTTGCTAATTGTGAACTTCGCTCCATGGTCATTGTGGATAGAGG TATGATAGGATTGGAACAATCAACCACTAACTATCCAGGCAAGATACCTTCAGGGCTGGACCTCCCTAGTGATGTTGCAGATGAGAAGTCTGAGAAATAA
- the LOC102664482 gene encoding protein trichome birefringence-like 12 isoform X2, whose product MSPKLPSHLFPWLILLTFASLYFFSSFLSLSTFSSSSSSLSISNTCNLFRGQWVSDPNHTPLYDQTCPFHRNAWNCLRNERQNMTLINSWRWVPQSCHLPRIDPVRFLGTMKNRNIGFVGDSLNENFLASFLCILSVADKGAKKWKKKGAWRGAYFPKFNVTVAYHRAVLLSRYQWQPKQPEAGVKDGSEGFYRVDVDVPADDWAKIAGFYDVLVFNTGHWWNRDKFPKEKPLVFYKAGQPIVPPLGMLDGLKVVLTNMVTYIQKEFPGNTLKFWRLQSPRHFYGGDWNQNGSCLFNKPLEEDEEQRS is encoded by the exons ATGTCTCCAAAGCTCCCTTCACATCTCTTCCCTTGGCTCATCCTACTAACATTCGCATCTCTCTATTTCTTCTCTTCATTCCTCTCTCTCAGCAcgttctcttcttcttcttcatccctcTCAATCTCCAACACCTGCAACCTCTTCAGAGGCCAGTGGGTCTCCGATCCCAACCACACCCCTCTCTACGACCAAACATGCCCCTTCCACCGCAACGCATGGAACTGCCTCCGGAACGAGCGCCAGAACATGACCCTCATCAACTCGTGGAGGTGGGTCCCACAAAGCTGCCACTTGCCCCGGATCGACCCGGTTCGGTTTCTGGGTACGATGAAGAATAGAAATATTGGGTTTGTTGGGGATTCCCTCAATGAGAATTTCTTGGCTTCATTTCTCTGCATTCTTAGTGTCGCTGATAAGGGTGCGAAGAAGTGGAAAAAGAAGGGTGCTTGGAGGGGTGCCTATTTCCCCAAATTCAATGTCACCGTCGCTTATCACCGTGCCGTTTTGCTCTCTAGATACCA GTGGCAGCCAAAACAACCTGAAGCTGGGGTGAAAGATGGATCAGAAGGCTTTTATCGAGTTGATGTTGATGTTCCTGCAGATGATTGGGCTAAAATTGCTGGTTTCTATGATGTTTTGGTGTTTAATACTGGCCACTG GTGGAATAGGGATAAATTCCCGAAAGAGAAACCTCTTGTCTTTTATAAAGCAGGACAACCAATAGTTCCGCCACTTGGGATGTTGGATGGACTTAAAGTTGTTCTTACTAACATGGTCACATACATTCAAAAAGAATTTCCTGGAAACACACTTAAATTCTGGCGATTACAATCCCCGAGGCACTTTTATGGTGGTGACTGGAATCAAAATGGGAGCTGCTTGTTCAACAAGCCCCTTGAGGAGGATGAG GAACAACGGAGTTAA